One Atribacterota bacterium DNA segment encodes these proteins:
- the acpS gene encoding holo-ACP synthase, whose protein sequence is MIIGLGIDLVEIDRIQNIITKWNLNFLNKVYTSNEISYCEQKNEYRFQSYAGYFAAKEALTKAIGTGMQGIKWKEIEIRKDTLGKPFLYLSGQAKSIAVKRMISNINLSISHTRKLAIAQVIIED, encoded by the coding sequence ATGATTATCGGATTAGGAATAGATTTAGTAGAAATAGATAGGATTCAAAATATTATTACAAAATGGAATCTTAATTTTTTGAATAAGGTATACACCTCAAATGAAATAAGCTACTGTGAGCAAAAAAATGAGTATCGCTTCCAGTCTTATGCTGGATACTTTGCAGCAAAAGAAGCCTTGACAAAAGCTATTGGTACAGGTATGCAGGGTATTAAATGGAAAGAAATTGAGATTAGAAAAGATACCTTAGGAAAACCATTTCTTTACCTTTCAGGTCAGGCAAAGAGCATTGCTGTTAAAAGAATGATATCTAATATTAATCTTAGTATTTCTCATACCAGAAAACTAGCCATTGCTCAGGTAATTATTGAAGATTAG